Part of the Caulifigura coniformis genome, CGCTCGCCGTTACTGTGCTCCGTTCCCAATTTGTATTGAGCCAACGGATAGCCGCGTCGAAGATGCCGACGATCAACCAACTCATCCGCAAGCCGCGGAAAAAACAGGCCACCAAGAGCAAGACTCCCCTTCTGGAAGGGTGTCCGGCGAAGCGGGGCGTTTGCCTCCAGGTTCGGACGATGACCCCGAAGAAGCCGAACTCGGCTCTCCGTAAGATTGCCCGTGTTCGGCTGTCGAACGGCAAGGAACTGACCGCGTACGTTCCGGGTGAAGGCCACAACCTTCAGGAACACTCGATCGTTCTGGTTCGCGGCGGCCGTGTTCGCGACCTTCCGGGTGTCCGCTACAAGATCGTCCGCGGCGTGCTCGATACGCTCGGCGTTCAGAACCGGAAGCAGGCTCGCAGCCGCTACGGTGCCAAACGCCCGAAGTAATTCAGGGGAACAGCCTTCGGGTTGTGACCTCCTGGATTCGTGCTCGGGCTTCCAACGACAGATGGCAGGCGCAGGCCTGTGCTCCTAAGACCACACTAAAGACCAGAGTCCCATGGCCAAGAGTTTCACCGCCAGTGCCAAGCAACTGAAGCCGGATGCCCGGTTCGGCTCGCTTCTCGCCTCGAAGTTCATCAACTGCATGATGCACGATGGCAAGAAGGGTGTCGCCATGCTTCGTTT contains:
- the rpsL gene encoding 30S ribosomal protein S12: MPTINQLIRKPRKKQATKSKTPLLEGCPAKRGVCLQVRTMTPKKPNSALRKIARVRLSNGKELTAYVPGEGHNLQEHSIVLVRGGRVRDLPGVRYKIVRGVLDTLGVQNRKQARSRYGAKRPK